The following coding sequences are from one Candidatus Nitronereus thalassa window:
- a CDS encoding filamentous hemagglutinin N-terminal domain-containing protein, whose product MWVGLVFQPNSLIANPTGETIVHGAADVDRTDPSHLTIQQHTDKAIIDWTSFSIGAAESVTFSQPSSTSLAVNRVIGNESSSILGQLTANGRLMLINPNGILFGAGSRVDVNSLIATTIDISNERILANDFTFDQMSNPAATIVNRGTITAAEGGLVALVGPGVENTGVIQARLGTVSLASGDGFTLDLFGDGLVKLPVDAQTSQQLFAPDGTPLKGLVNNSGTIQADGGTVLLTAQTVTNILDRVINMDGIVQANSVAEVNGQIVLSGGDLGVVEVAGTLKASGDDVDEKGGIIKVLGEKVGLFGDAIVNASGEAGGGEVLIGGNFQGNGPEQNAKKTYLGEDVTINAHAKAAGDGGRVIVWADEISRYYGNIDVRGGEFGGNGGFAEVSGKQNLDFQGTANLSAVHGDFGTLLLDPLNIIVITGGTAAAGDVDAFADNPGSSLTIAPATLDAVAGNVTLQATADISFINAVNLTTAGATFTAQAQDDISVNADITTNAGAITLSADDDASGAGSLTLAAGVTVNSGGANISMKAFDMTIDGTSAVNSGAGSTTLLAAVGGTDVGGTSSNLNLSTTELDRITAGVIKIGDATSGAITISSDITPANTTTLHLQSGAGITATAGGIVETNLAISAGGTVNFTDATTDVDNLAVSAPGQTVTFVDADDLDLDTVNGVIGVTAGTLNLTTGGALTDAQAITATNLSITNTAADTTLDVATNDVDNLAVSASGRTVTFRDVDDLDIDTVNSINGVTAATLNLTTGGALTDAQAVTATNLSVTAGGAVTLDTATNDVDTLAIDTSTGNVTFTDADGFSVGTVNGVTGVDTDAGAVALTATTGTLTVSNTAAANDVEASGDITLTAAANEALVDIQATADVESSGGAITVTADDINLAGTITNTGRTVTLAPETVNDADVIDLGPDPSAANRFELAASDIDNVTAGTLVIGTSASGAMTIEADITPANTTTLHLQSGGSITGTAGGIVETNLAVTAGGAVNFSDTTTDVDNLAVSAAGQTVTFVDTDDLDIDTVNGIVGATATTLNLTTGGALTDAQAITATNLSITNTAADTTLDVATTDVDNLAVSAAGRTVSFRDTDDLNIDTVNGVVGVTSTTLNLTTGGALTDAQAVTTTNLSVTAGGAVTLDTATNDVDTLAIDTSTGSVTFTDADGFSVGTVNGVTGVDTDAGAVALTATTGTLTVSNTAAANDVEASGNITLTAAANEATVDVQVGADVESLAGNISIISDIISLPGTLTASAGANQSVTLAPETANDVDVIDVGTDGTIANRFEITNTVIDQITTDTVVIGSSASGALTVSADITAANATGLDLRSGSTVTASAGGIIEDSLAVTAGGTVTFSDAQQNVTTLAINAAGQIVNYTETTGYALGLVNGISGATAGTLNLMSGGALTGALTATALQISGTSAILTGTLNGLANQAAASAVTFIGAKGAGPYTLNGFSIFGSSAAAQSSASTSAQNRAVTIPPAIIYTQVHQTLLGTASPPLLVNLGSGSSTPQDALSQELLSESLEPNIFGNRFQLVAQSEELKMAFNPELDLFVNFWSPPDDEDLWPPISFPFFGQEEQQPEDLQALQD is encoded by the coding sequence TTGTGGGTCGGGCTTGTGTTTCAGCCCAATAGCCTTATTGCGAATCCTACTGGGGAAACGATCGTCCATGGTGCCGCCGATGTAGATCGCACCGATCCTTCCCACCTCACGATACAACAACATACCGACAAGGCCATTATCGACTGGACCAGTTTTTCTATTGGCGCCGCGGAAAGTGTGACTTTCTCTCAACCGTCCTCCACTTCGCTTGCCGTCAATCGTGTGATAGGCAATGAGTCTTCCAGTATTTTAGGGCAACTTACCGCCAATGGACGACTCATGCTCATCAATCCCAACGGCATTTTATTTGGAGCTGGGTCTAGAGTTGACGTGAATAGTCTCATTGCAACCACCATCGATATCTCCAACGAACGCATCCTTGCCAATGATTTTACCTTCGATCAGATGAGTAACCCCGCAGCGACCATCGTGAACCGTGGGACCATCACGGCTGCCGAAGGTGGATTAGTCGCACTGGTTGGGCCTGGAGTTGAAAATACCGGCGTGATTCAAGCGAGACTCGGTACGGTGTCCCTGGCCTCGGGGGATGGTTTTACGCTCGACTTATTTGGGGATGGCCTCGTGAAGTTGCCGGTGGATGCTCAAACATCCCAACAGCTCTTTGCGCCTGACGGAACCCCGTTGAAAGGGCTGGTCAATAATTCTGGGACGATTCAGGCTGATGGTGGCACAGTATTGCTCACGGCGCAGACAGTGACAAATATTCTGGATCGAGTGATCAACATGGATGGTATTGTCCAAGCCAATAGCGTGGCAGAGGTCAATGGGCAAATCGTGTTGTCCGGCGGTGACCTGGGTGTCGTGGAAGTAGCAGGGACATTGAAAGCTTCAGGCGATGATGTTGATGAAAAAGGCGGGATTATAAAAGTACTGGGCGAAAAAGTCGGCTTGTTCGGTGATGCGATCGTGAATGCATCTGGGGAAGCTGGCGGGGGCGAAGTGCTGATCGGAGGCAACTTCCAAGGTAATGGACCAGAGCAGAATGCCAAAAAAACGTACCTTGGTGAGGACGTAACAATTAATGCGCATGCCAAAGCGGCTGGCGACGGTGGGCGGGTAATTGTCTGGGCGGACGAGATATCCCGGTACTATGGGAATATCGACGTGCGCGGCGGTGAATTCGGCGGAAATGGCGGCTTTGCTGAAGTGTCCGGTAAACAAAACCTGGATTTCCAGGGAACTGCGAATCTTTCCGCCGTCCATGGTGACTTCGGTACGCTGTTGCTCGACCCATTAAATATTATTGTCATTACTGGTGGCACCGCGGCGGCGGGCGATGTCGATGCATTTGCTGACAATCCGGGTTCTTCGCTCACCATTGCTCCAGCCACCCTCGATGCTGTCGCGGGAAACGTCACTTTGCAAGCCACCGCAGATATTAGCTTTATAAACGCTGTAAACTTGACCACAGCCGGTGCAACGTTCACTGCTCAAGCTCAGGATGATATTAGTGTGAATGCCGATATCACGACCAATGCGGGAGCCATCACCTTATCAGCCGATGACGACGCATCAGGGGCCGGTAGTCTAACCCTTGCCGCTGGAGTGACGGTGAATAGCGGTGGGGCGAATATTTCGATGAAAGCTTTTGACATGACGATTGACGGAACCTCAGCAGTCAATTCCGGTGCGGGAAGTACCACCCTTCTGGCGGCTGTCGGCGGCACGGACGTAGGCGGAACGTCATCGAACCTCAATCTCAGTACCACTGAGCTAGACAGGATTACCGCTGGTGTCATTAAAATCGGTGATGCCACGTCGGGCGCCATAACCATTTCCAGTGATATTACACCGGCGAACACGACCACGCTGCATTTACAATCCGGGGCGGGGATTACTGCTACTGCTGGTGGAATCGTAGAAACGAATCTTGCTATTTCAGCAGGAGGAACTGTCAATTTTACGGATGCGACCACGGACGTGGATAACCTGGCCGTCAGTGCACCGGGGCAGACGGTAACGTTTGTGGATGCCGACGATCTCGATCTCGATACCGTTAATGGTGTGATAGGGGTGACAGCCGGGACTCTCAATCTAACGACAGGTGGAGCCTTGACGGATGCCCAGGCGATTACGGCTACCAACCTTTCGATCACGAACACGGCAGCGGATACCACCTTGGACGTGGCGACCAATGATGTGGACAATCTAGCGGTGAGTGCGTCCGGCCGGACGGTGACGTTCCGTGATGTGGATGACCTGGATATCGATACTGTCAACAGTATTAATGGCGTGACCGCTGCGACCTTGAATCTAACCACTGGTGGGGCCTTGACTGATGCCCAAGCCGTGACGGCGACCAATTTGTCGGTAACGGCTGGTGGTGCAGTCACGCTTGATACGGCAACGAACGATGTTGATACTTTAGCGATTGATACGAGTACCGGGAATGTGACATTTACCGATGCCGACGGCTTTAGCGTCGGGACCGTCAATGGTGTGACCGGCGTAGACACAGATGCGGGAGCGGTGGCACTAACCGCCACCACAGGCACGCTGACAGTATCCAACACTGCCGCGGCTAACGATGTAGAAGCGAGCGGCGACATTACACTGACCGCGGCAGCTAATGAAGCCCTGGTTGATATACAGGCCACGGCTGATGTGGAATCGTCCGGTGGCGCAATCACCGTCACTGCCGATGATATCAACCTCGCCGGGACGATCACCAATACGGGGCGTACAGTGACCTTAGCCCCTGAAACGGTGAACGACGCGGATGTGATTGATCTGGGTCCAGATCCGAGTGCTGCTAATCGGTTCGAACTTGCCGCTAGCGATATCGACAACGTCACCGCTGGCACCCTAGTGATTGGCACTAGCGCATCGGGCGCGATGACAATTGAGGCTGACATCACGCCGGCGAATACCACGACGTTGCATCTGCAATCAGGGGGCAGTATCACGGGCACGGCGGGAGGTATCGTGGAAACGAACTTGGCGGTAACCGCTGGCGGAGCCGTTAACTTCAGCGACACGACCACAGATGTTGATAACCTGGCAGTGAGTGCGGCAGGGCAGACCGTGACCTTTGTGGATACCGACGATCTGGATATCGACACGGTGAATGGGATTGTGGGTGCGACGGCCACCACGCTGAATCTGACGACGGGCGGGGCGTTGACGGATGCCCAAGCGATTACTGCGACTAACCTCTCGATCACAAACACCGCCGCGGATACAACCTTGGATGTTGCGACGACCGATGTGGACAACCTCGCAGTGAGTGCGGCGGGCCGGACGGTGAGCTTCCGTGATACGGACGATCTGAATATCGATACGGTGAATGGGGTTGTTGGGGTGACCTCCACGACGCTCAATCTCACGACAGGTGGGGCCTTGACGGATGCCCAAGCCGTAACGACGACCAACTTGTCGGTGACGGCGGGTGGTGCAGTCACGCTTGATACGGCAACGAACGATGTCGATACCTTGGCCATTGATACAAGTACTGGCAGCGTGACGTTCACCGATGCCGACGGTTTCAGCGTTGGGACCGTCAATGGCGTGACCGGCGTAGACACAGATGCAGGAGCGGTGGCATTAACCGCCACCACAGGCACGCTGACAGTATCCAACACTGCTGCGGCCAACGATGTGGAAGCGAGTGGCAATATCACGCTGACCGCCGCGGCCAACGAAGCAACGGTAGACGTTCAGGTAGGTGCAGACGTTGAATCCTTGGCAGGCAACATCTCGATCATTTCCGACATTATTTCTTTGCCCGGTACGTTGACGGCGAGCGCAGGGGCGAATCAGTCAGTTACCCTAGCGCCTGAGACAGCGAACGATGTGGATGTGATTGATGTGGGTACCGACGGCACCATCGCGAATCGGTTTGAAATTACCAATACCGTAATTGATCAAATTACGACCGATACCGTGGTCATTGGGTCTTCGGCATCTGGGGCGTTAACCGTGTCTGCTGATATCACGGCCGCGAATGCCACGGGACTTGATCTTCGTTCCGGTAGCACGGTCACGGCATCGGCGGGCGGTATCATCGAAGATAGCCTGGCAGTAACGGCGGGCGGTACCGTCACTTTCAGTGATGCTCAGCAAAATGTTACGACATTGGCCATTAATGCCGCGGGCCAGATAGTGAATTATACTGAGACGACCGGCTATGCTCTTGGGTTGGTGAATGGGATTAGCGGGGCGACTGCGGGTACGTTGAACCTGATGTCGGGTGGGGCGCTGACCGGGGCACTTACTGCTACGGCCTTACAGATTTCTGGAACGAGCGCCATCTTAACTGGAACCCTCAATGGGTTAGCCAATCAGGCGGCGGCTAGTGCGGTGACCTTCATTGGGGCCAAGGGGGCCGGCCCGTACACCTTGAATGGGTTTTCCATTTTCGGTTCTTCGGCTGCTGCTCAGAGTTCGGCCTCAACGAGTGCTCAAAACAGGGCAGTCACGATTCCCCCGGCCATTATTTATACCCAAGTTCACCAGACCCTGCTCGGGACGGCATCCCCCCCCTTGTTGGTGAATCTTGGTTCAGGATCTTCGACGCCCCAAGACGCTCTTTCCCAAGAATTGCTGTCTGAATCGTTGGAACCCAACATTTTTGGAAACCGCTTTCAGTTAGTGGCCCAATCCGAAGAACTGAAGATGGCTTTCAATCCAGAATTGGATTTGTTCGTGAATTTTTGGTCTCCACCAGATGATGAAGACCTGTGGCCCCCCATATCGTTTCCATTCTTTGGACAAGAAGAACAGCAACCCGAAGATCTTCAAGCCCTCCAAGATTGA
- a CDS encoding ShlB/FhaC/HecB family hemolysin secretion/activation protein has product MRVISTQKIFSHAANVHPFLPSYRSIFPKFAFCAALSLVLFSSFLSAQAQTIPQSAEPGQIEKRFEQKKEPKSVIKPIVPERDDDVVPPDNADTIIFTLARIILEGSTVYQETDVLPLYKNYIGKRISLRIIYNLTNAITAKYRNDGYILSRAILPPQKIEGGVVNIRIIEGYINKVVIDSQGYEVPKLIHAYRAKIEQSRPLHSSDLERYLLFIRDLPGFYAESVLRPDKAVPGASELVIQLRYRPVNAALNVNNRGTLFVGPLQITAFAGLNSFWGWGERTTAQFVTGSPESDQARRELTYVALNHQQPISDEGTQFSINFNYTDSEPGFTLRALNVESSAVRFAIGLTHPIIRSRAQNLFVTSQFSFINTKTDLLSARLAEDRIRSLQFSAHYDFVDRFRAITSFELMIAKGLEILNHSDQASSTLSRAGGHSDFTKVRGELSRLQPLINRVNIFFAGKAQYAAVPLLSPEEFAVGGAFMGRGYDPSEITGDHGMAGILELQYGNTTALPVLRDMQLYGFYDLGVVYQVENSNKASVSSAGGGIRANFTDWFSGYIEVAQPLTRRVTTQVTGDGKDPRVFFSLAIRY; this is encoded by the coding sequence ATGCGTGTGATTTCCACTCAGAAAATTTTCAGTCATGCGGCTAATGTTCATCCATTCCTACCATCTTACCGATCTATCTTTCCAAAGTTCGCCTTCTGTGCAGCGCTGAGTCTCGTTCTATTTAGCAGTTTCCTGAGTGCTCAAGCCCAGACGATTCCTCAGTCCGCCGAGCCAGGGCAAATTGAAAAACGATTTGAACAGAAAAAAGAACCGAAGTCCGTCATTAAACCCATCGTGCCGGAACGCGATGATGATGTGGTTCCCCCGGATAATGCCGACACGATCATCTTCACCTTGGCCCGAATTATCCTGGAGGGATCGACGGTCTACCAGGAGACTGATGTTCTTCCCCTGTACAAAAATTACATTGGGAAGAGAATTTCCCTCCGCATCATCTATAACCTCACGAATGCCATCACTGCAAAATACCGGAATGATGGCTATATTCTTTCACGAGCCATTTTACCTCCCCAAAAAATTGAAGGGGGAGTGGTCAACATTCGGATTATTGAAGGCTATATCAACAAGGTGGTCATTGACAGTCAGGGGTATGAAGTCCCGAAGCTCATTCATGCTTATCGTGCGAAGATCGAACAATCCCGTCCCCTTCATTCGTCGGACTTAGAACGGTACCTGCTGTTCATACGTGATCTCCCGGGATTTTATGCGGAAAGTGTGCTGCGTCCTGATAAGGCCGTTCCTGGTGCGTCGGAACTTGTGATTCAGCTTCGATACCGGCCAGTGAATGCCGCGTTGAACGTGAATAATCGAGGCACGTTATTCGTCGGTCCATTGCAGATTACTGCGTTTGCCGGGCTCAACTCATTCTGGGGTTGGGGCGAAAGAACCACGGCGCAATTCGTGACGGGCAGCCCAGAGTCGGATCAGGCTCGTCGAGAGCTCACCTACGTGGCGCTGAACCATCAGCAACCAATTTCGGATGAAGGCACCCAGTTCTCCATAAATTTTAACTATACTGATTCAGAGCCGGGCTTTACGCTACGGGCGTTGAACGTGGAGAGCAGTGCCGTGAGGTTTGCTATCGGGCTCACCCACCCGATCATTCGGTCTCGAGCCCAAAACCTTTTTGTGACGTCACAGTTTTCCTTTATCAATACCAAGACGGATCTCTTGAGTGCTCGACTAGCCGAGGATCGAATCCGTAGCCTCCAGTTCAGCGCTCACTATGACTTTGTGGATCGATTTCGAGCCATTACGTCTTTTGAATTGATGATTGCGAAGGGACTGGAAATTTTGAATCATTCCGATCAAGCCTCGAGTACTCTTTCTCGCGCTGGAGGACATAGTGACTTTACCAAGGTGCGAGGAGAGCTCTCCCGACTTCAGCCGTTGATCAATCGTGTCAATATATTCTTTGCCGGCAAGGCGCAATATGCGGCGGTTCCATTGCTATCTCCGGAAGAGTTTGCCGTAGGGGGAGCGTTTATGGGGCGGGGATATGATCCCTCGGAAATTACCGGCGATCATGGAATGGCCGGTATTCTCGAGTTGCAGTATGGAAACACGACGGCCCTGCCGGTTCTGCGGGATATGCAATTGTATGGGTTTTATGACCTGGGTGTGGTGTATCAGGTTGAGAATTCGAATAAGGCTTCCGTGTCTTCAGCGGGAGGGGGTATTCGTGCGAATTTCACCGATTGGTTTTCTGGCTATATTGAAGTGGCACAACCTCTTACGCGGCGTGTGACGACACAGGTCACTGGGGATGGGAAAGATCCCAGGGTTTTTTTCAGCTTGGCGATCCGGTATTGA
- a CDS encoding SET domain-containing protein gives MNTVNLSILAETRPSRIDGKGLFAKAKLQGRRKIGEFAGELISIREARRRAKHLKHIAIVELNNGKAIDGSRHGNGFRHMNHSCSPNTFIRIFRNLAEFYALRDIKPGEELTCDYGESHHNGTRRCTCGSQKCCKAI, from the coding sequence ATGAATACGGTCAATCTAAGCATATTAGCAGAAACTAGACCTAGTCGAATCGATGGCAAAGGACTTTTTGCAAAGGCGAAGTTGCAAGGGCGAAGAAAAATCGGTGAATTTGCAGGTGAGTTAATTAGTATCCGCGAAGCCAGGAGGCGGGCGAAACATCTCAAGCACATTGCGATTGTCGAATTGAATAATGGCAAGGCGATTGATGGGTCACGACACGGGAATGGGTTTCGACACATGAATCATTCGTGCAGCCCCAATACCTTCATTCGGATATTTCGAAACCTTGCGGAATTTTATGCCTTAAGGGACATCAAGCCAGGTGAGGAGCTGACATGTGATTATGGAGAATCACATCATAATGGAACTCGCCGCTGTACCTGCGGGAGTCAAAAATGCTGCAAGGCGATATAA
- a CDS encoding response regulator: MKKYANKSILVAEDHPDGRKLVVRLLDKLGISNVVAVANGQEAKEQLQGQAFDLLLADWHMPKMDGLELLKSAKADAALKHMRVLMVTANDDKEHILEAILAGADGYLVKPVTQERLQQKLEDIFKDEE; this comes from the coding sequence ATGAAAAAATATGCCAACAAATCCATCCTTGTCGCCGAGGATCATCCGGACGGGCGAAAACTCGTCGTGCGGCTCTTGGACAAATTAGGGATTTCCAACGTTGTGGCGGTCGCGAATGGACAGGAGGCGAAGGAACAGTTACAGGGCCAAGCCTTTGACCTGTTGTTAGCTGACTGGCATATGCCAAAAATGGATGGATTGGAATTGCTTAAATCCGCCAAGGCCGATGCTGCCCTGAAACACATGAGAGTTCTCATGGTCACAGCCAACGATGATAAGGAGCATATTCTCGAGGCAATATTGGCTGGAGCAGATGGCTACCTCGTGAAGCCAGTGACCCAAGAGAGGTTGCAACAAAAGCTGGAGGATATTTTTAAGGATGAGGAGTAG